A window from Zingiber officinale cultivar Zhangliang chromosome 7A, Zo_v1.1, whole genome shotgun sequence encodes these proteins:
- the LOC121999927 gene encoding abscisic acid receptor PYL4-like — protein sequence MPHTSSKPFPFPRSIEGARKPSFSPADADCRCAGHVVPCFASRYHDHAAPVGPHQCCSALVQRVAAPVAAVWSVVRRFDQPQAYKHFVKSCDVIDGDGAVGTLRELRLVSGLPAATSRERLEILDDERHVLSFRVVGGEHRLANYRSVTTLHPEGEAATVVVESYVVDVPPGNTTDDTRVFVDTIVRCNLQSLARTAENSLKQCEKN from the coding sequence ATGCCCCACACATCCTCTAAGCCCTTCCCTTTCCCTCGCAGCATCGAGGGAGCAAGAAAGCCCAGCTTCTCGCCAGCCGACGCCGACTGCCGCTGCGCTGGCCACGTCGTCCCCTGCTTCGCCTCGCGGTACCACGATCACGCCGCACCCGTGGGCCCCCACCAGTGCTGCTCCGCCCTCGTCCAGCGCGTCGCCGCCCCAGTGGCCGCCGTCTGGTCCGTCGTCCGCCGCTTCGACCAGCCGCAGGCCTACAAGCACTTCGTGAAGAGCTGCGACGTGATCGACGGCGACGGCGCCGTCGGCACGCTTCGGGAGCTGCGCCTCGTGTCGGGGCTACCCGCCGCCACCAGCCGCGAGCGGCTGGAAATCCTCGACGACGAGCGGCACGTGCTCAGCTTCCGGGTCGTCGGCGGCGAGCACCGCCTCGCCAACTACCGGTCGGTGACCACGCTTCACCCGGAAGGTGAGGCGGCCACGGTGGTGGTGGAATCGTACGTGGTGGACGTGCCGCCGGGGAACACCACGGACGACACGCGCGTCTTCGTCGACACCATCGTCCGCTGCAACCTCCAGTCTCTGGCCCGCACCGCCGAGAACAGCCTCAAACAATGCGAGAAGAATTGA